The Nerophis ophidion isolate RoL-2023_Sa linkage group LG07, RoL_Noph_v1.0, whole genome shotgun sequence genome contains a region encoding:
- the LOC133556273 gene encoding STAM-binding protein-like A: MADPNDVSLQPEERVRILTKKGSSVEINEQVPPRRYFRSGMEMIRMAHVYAEEGNIEHAFVLYNKYITLFIEKLPRHRDYKTANIPEKKDTLKKLKDVAFPQAEILKKALTRRFEQEYAQYLVKKKAEEEAQALEQSRQRALDEERERVAVMTRRQQEQEQFSAFEEMIRRQELERERQRVLLEFATPSAPAPDTPLIPGIQGPPALSPNDPLNPRDMSGGINHQDNRTSAAVSQPTFDRNLKPGSLVSPGNNNVTVDALRQLAVPSELCRHFLRLAEANTSRAVETCGILCGKLTRNMFTVTHVIVPKQCGGPDYCDTENEEELFLIQDQYDLITLGWIHTHPTQTAFLSSVDLHTHCSYQMMLPEAIAIVCSPKFNEIGYFKLTERGTNEISSCKQKGFHPHSKDPPLFTHAAHMYISEDKVTVMDLR; this comes from the exons ATGGCGGACCCCAACGACGTCAGTCTGCAGCCCGAGGAGCGAGTCCGCATATTGACCAAGAAAGGCAGTTCGGTGGAGATCAACGAGCAGGTGCCCCCCCGACGCTACTTCCGCTCTGGCATGGAGATGATCCGCATGGCCCACGTCTACGCTGAGGAGGGCAACATCGAGCACGCCTTTGTCCTCTACAACAAGTACATCAC TCTTTTCATAGAAAAACTGCCCAGACATCGGGACTACAAGACGGCCAACATACCTGAGAAGAAAGACACACTGAAG AAACTGAAGGATGTGGCTTTCCCTCAGGCTGAGATCTTGAAAAAAGCTCTGACCAGGAGATTTGAACAAGAGTATGCACAGTACCTGGTCAAGAAG AAGGCGGAGGAGGAGGCACAGGCGTTAGAGCAGTCCCGGCAGCGAGCACTGGATGAGGAGCGTGAGCGTGTGGCCGTGATGACGCGGCGCCAGCAGGAACAGGAACAGTTCAGTGCCTTCGAGGAGATGATCCGCCGCCAGGAGCTGGAGAGGGAGCGCCAACGTGTGCTGCTGGAGTTTGCCACGCCCTCCGCCCCAGCCCCCGACACGCCGCTCATTCCTGGCATCCAGGGGCCCCCCGCCCTCTCGCCTAACGATCCGCTCAATCCCAGGGACATGTCCGGCGGCATCAACCACCAAGACAATCGCACCTCCGCAGCCGTGTCCCAACCCACCTTTGACCGCAACCTCAAGCCCGGCTCACTAGTCAGCCCAGGAAACAACA atGTGACGGTTGATGCTCTTCGGCAGCTGGCGGTTCCTTCGGAGCTGTGCAGGCACTTCTTGCGCCTGGCGGAGGCCAACACCAGCCGGGCCGTGGAGACATGCGGCATCCTGTGTGGAAAACTG ACCAGGAACATGTTCACCGTGACACATGTCATCGTTCCCAAGCAGTGTGGAGGACCCGATTATTGTGACACCGAGAACGAGGAGGAGCTCTTCCTCATCCAGGACCAGTATGACCTCATTACGCTGGGATGGATCCAT ACACACCCCACACAGACAGCCTTCCTGTCCAGTGTAGACCTACACACTCACTGCTCCTACCAGATGATGCTGCCTGAGGCCATCGCCATCGTGTGTTCGCCCAAGTtcaatga GATCGGCTACTTCAAACTGACAGAGCGAGGAACCAACGAGATCTCCTCCTGCAAGCAGAAGGGCTTCCACCCTCACAGTAAAGATCCACCTCTGTTCACG cATGCAGCACACATGTACATCAGTGAGGACAAGGTGACTGTGATGGACCTGAGGTGA